One window of Enterobacter sp. RHBSTW-00175 genomic DNA carries:
- a CDS encoding cor protein yields the protein MKKLICCLAAVILLSGCTGVLERQQPVCTGTAMIGGQENTVQIYGVRKQNNQTQYRAGYPFNWNWMSANTFTSTTCK from the coding sequence ATGAAAAAGCTAATTTGCTGCCTGGCTGCGGTTATCTTGCTGTCCGGCTGCACTGGCGTTCTTGAGAGACAGCAACCCGTATGCACAGGAACGGCCATGATTGGCGGGCAGGAAAATACCGTGCAGATTTATGGCGTCCGAAAACAAAATAATCAGACGCAGTATCGTGCCGGATACCCCTTCAACTGGAACTGGATGAGTGCAAACACGTTCACCAGTACCACCTGTAAATAA
- a CDS encoding tail fiber domain-containing protein, whose protein sequence is MIYTTGTIAISGNTLTGTGTAFNAAGSLIRNGCTVIALTSPAQVFQITAIGGATSLTVTPAASPAIPAGTKYSILLSDSLSVDGLAQDIAETFTMYQRYMSGFADVMNGTTDVTITINGVAVTVPGQKSLAKKGANSDITSLSGLTTALSVGQGGTGAKTKEDARTNLGLGSTDSPTFSSIELSAASPFLDFHYGSTSNDYSARLWASGTTSLELKGGTGGGTGILQVEGGYQCRSGTKGSYSASAFNMLWTSGAMRLYVDTSDVGAITVTSSDRELKENIVYQTDREKAADEVSRWQVALFDMKARGVLDKKPGQLGFIANDMKEISPEVVKGTGLPAGINLESDDLSGMYYLDPMAAIAKLTLTIQHMQGELVELKQLLNTQKP, encoded by the coding sequence ATGATTTACACAACAGGCACAATTGCGATCAGCGGCAATACACTTACCGGAACGGGTACAGCCTTTAATGCTGCGGGCTCGCTTATCCGCAACGGATGCACTGTCATCGCGCTGACCAGTCCCGCCCAGGTATTCCAGATTACCGCTATCGGCGGGGCAACCAGTCTCACCGTGACACCTGCGGCAAGCCCTGCCATCCCTGCGGGGACGAAGTATTCGATTTTGCTTAGCGACAGCCTGAGTGTGGATGGCCTGGCGCAGGATATTGCTGAAACGTTCACGATGTACCAGCGTTACATGAGCGGTTTCGCTGATGTAATGAACGGTACTACAGACGTCACCATCACGATTAACGGCGTAGCTGTCACGGTACCGGGTCAGAAATCACTGGCGAAGAAAGGGGCAAACAGCGACATCACCAGCCTTTCCGGGCTGACTACCGCGCTCAGCGTTGGCCAGGGTGGCACTGGTGCGAAAACCAAGGAAGACGCTCGCACAAACCTTGGTTTAGGAAGTACTGATTCGCCGACCTTCTCTTCCATCGAATTATCAGCCGCATCGCCATTCCTCGATTTTCATTACGGCTCTACCAGTAATGATTATTCTGCAAGACTATGGGCATCAGGAACCACAAGCCTGGAACTGAAAGGCGGCACAGGTGGCGGAACGGGCATACTTCAGGTTGAAGGCGGTTATCAGTGTCGTTCCGGGACAAAAGGCAGTTACAGTGCGAGTGCGTTTAACATGCTCTGGACCAGTGGGGCTATGCGTCTTTATGTCGACACCAGTGACGTTGGTGCGATCACCGTTACTTCATCGGACCGGGAGCTGAAAGAGAATATCGTCTATCAGACCGACCGGGAAAAGGCAGCAGATGAAGTGAGCAGATGGCAGGTTGCTCTCTTCGATATGAAAGCCAGGGGAGTTCTCGATAAGAAACCGGGGCAGCTCGGCTTCATCGCTAACGACATGAAGGAGATCTCCCCTGAGGTTGTGAAAGGTACGGGCCTGCCTGCCGGGATTAACCTCGAAAGCGACGATCTCTCTGGCATGTACTATCTTGACCCAATGGCAGCTATCGCAAAACTGACCCTGACTATCCAGCATATGCAAGGGGAGCTGGTGGAGTTGAAACAGCTGCTTAATACACAGAAACCCTAA
- a CDS encoding IS30 family transposase yields MKRRTRINYTPEQKAIIWDRYKQGDSLHDIARMFDRYHSSIMPTIHQTGGYRPPVRKRHPLALSLDEREEISRALVAKISIRAIANKLSRAPSTISREIKRHGGTKQYRASKADTAAWENALRPKPCKLIERPTLCKIIAEKMHQDWSPEQIAGWLKRCYPDNQEMHVSHETIYKTLFIQTRGALKKELQQCLRSGRVVRRSRTSSLKGKGLGSIPDTISISERPPEAADRAIPGHWEGDLIQGSKNSYIVTLLERHSRFVMLAKVRDNKTITVISALIKQARELPAELYKTLTWDRGAEMTSHTRFTVATDIQVYFCDPQSPWQRGSNENTNRLLRQYFPKGTDLSVHSQQRLNSVARQLNERPRKTLDYESPAERFNQCVASIG; encoded by the coding sequence ATGAAACGAAGAACGCGTATTAACTACACGCCAGAACAGAAAGCGATTATCTGGGACAGGTACAAGCAAGGTGATTCCCTGCATGATATCGCCAGAATGTTCGACCGATATCATTCTTCTATTATGCCCACTATCCACCAGACTGGTGGATATCGTCCCCCTGTCCGAAAACGGCATCCGTTAGCTCTTTCACTTGATGAAAGAGAGGAAATATCCAGAGCGCTGGTAGCAAAAATCAGCATCAGGGCGATCGCAAACAAGCTATCGAGAGCCCCCTCAACGATTAGCCGCGAGATCAAGAGGCACGGTGGTACAAAACAATACCGTGCATCAAAAGCGGATACTGCTGCGTGGGAAAATGCTCTGAGACCAAAACCTTGCAAGCTAATTGAAAGACCCACACTGTGTAAAATCATCGCAGAGAAGATGCATCAGGACTGGTCGCCGGAACAAATCGCCGGTTGGCTGAAACGCTGTTATCCGGATAATCAGGAAATGCATGTGTCACACGAAACGATATATAAAACGCTTTTTATACAAACCCGGGGTGCATTAAAAAAAGAACTGCAGCAATGCCTCAGAAGCGGAAGAGTCGTGCGTAGATCCAGAACATCATCCCTTAAAGGGAAAGGATTAGGGTCAATCCCGGATACGATTTCTATCAGCGAAAGGCCACCTGAAGCCGCTGACAGAGCCATACCAGGTCACTGGGAGGGTGACCTGATCCAGGGCTCTAAAAACTCCTATATCGTCACCCTCCTAGAACGTCATTCCCGTTTTGTTATGCTGGCCAAGGTCAGGGACAACAAGACCATAACGGTTATATCTGCTCTCATCAAACAAGCCCGGGAATTACCTGCTGAGCTTTATAAAACATTAACATGGGACCGGGGCGCTGAAATGACCAGCCACACCCGGTTTACTGTAGCCACAGATATTCAGGTTTACTTCTGCGATCCTCAATCCCCTTGGCAACGCGGCTCCAATGAAAATACAAACAGATTGCTCAGGCAGTATTTTCCAAAAGGAACTGACTTATCGGTTCACAGCCAGCAAAGACTAAACAGTGTTGCCAGGCAGCTCAACGAGAGGCCAAGAAAAACGCTAGACTATGAATCACCCGCAGAGCGTTTTAACCAATGTGTTGCATCCATCGGTTGA
- a CDS encoding TetR/AcrR family transcriptional regulator: MKVSKEQVRENRIRVVETASELFRERGYDGIGISELMSEAGLTHGGFYKHFGSKADLLSEAMNSGFTRSAEKTEGANREKFIEYYLSRQHRDDMGKGCVMSALGTDAARQSESIKETFAAGIERQLEVLGTENGTRADLINTIAHLVGALVLSRACPDNSALADEILDVCRERLIRHDPCKG, encoded by the coding sequence GTGAAAGTGTCAAAAGAACAGGTTCGCGAGAACAGGATACGAGTTGTTGAAACGGCATCAGAACTTTTTCGTGAGCGCGGTTACGATGGTATCGGGATATCGGAACTGATGTCTGAGGCAGGATTAACTCACGGTGGCTTTTATAAGCACTTTGGTTCCAAGGCTGATTTACTGTCTGAAGCCATGAACTCCGGTTTTACGCGATCTGCAGAAAAAACGGAGGGTGCTAATAGGGAAAAATTTATTGAATATTATCTCTCCCGACAACATCGTGATGACATGGGAAAAGGCTGCGTGATGTCGGCTCTGGGTACTGATGCAGCTCGTCAATCTGAGTCAATCAAAGAGACGTTTGCAGCCGGAATTGAACGGCAACTGGAAGTTTTAGGAACTGAAAACGGCACGCGCGCTGACCTGATAAATACCATCGCGCATCTTGTTGGTGCCCTGGTGCTGTCTCGCGCCTGCCCAGATAATTCCGCTCTTGCTGACGAAATTCTGGATGTTTGCCGCGAGCGTCTTATCCGTCATGACCCTTGTAAGGGATGA